The following proteins come from a genomic window of Achromobacter sp. AONIH1:
- a CDS encoding amino acid permease, with amino-acid sequence MDEQTGLRRGLSARHVRFMALGSAIGTGLFYGSAAAIQRAGPSVLLAYLIGGAAIFFTMRALGEMAVRHPVPGSFGHYATRYLGPYLGFLTGWSYAFSMLMVCLADVTVFGVYMGFWYPDTPRWIWVLGIVLCIGGLNLCSVKVFGELEFWLSLLKVVAILALIAGGAAVLLSGMRIGDADATAPALANLWQHGGFFPNGIEGMIASFTVVMFAFGGVEVIGMAAGEAGDPRRVIPKAINSVPLRILLFYVLTLLVLMAIFPWSKIGTQGSPFVQIFSSLGIKAAADVLNLVVISAVISAVNSDIFSTGRMLYGMALNGQAPAGFARVSRFGVPWMTVAVMGAGLLVGVALNYLLPDGLFMKLAAIVTFSVVWVWLMILLSQLAMRRRLGPAAAELAFPVPLWPWGQRCAVVFMLFVFAVLAAFEDTRGALYVGLGWLALLSAAYLWLSAMRRRAGGASRPDYDDDKEE; translated from the coding sequence ATGGATGAGCAGACAGGCTTGCGCCGTGGCCTGAGCGCGCGGCACGTGCGCTTCATGGCGCTGGGCTCGGCGATCGGAACCGGCCTGTTCTATGGCTCCGCCGCCGCCATACAGCGCGCGGGGCCGTCGGTGCTGCTGGCCTACCTGATCGGCGGCGCGGCCATCTTCTTCACCATGCGCGCGCTGGGAGAGATGGCGGTGCGCCATCCGGTGCCCGGCTCCTTCGGCCATTACGCGACGCGCTACCTGGGGCCGTACCTGGGTTTCCTGACCGGCTGGAGCTATGCCTTTTCCATGCTGATGGTCTGTCTGGCCGATGTCACCGTGTTCGGCGTGTACATGGGTTTCTGGTATCCGGACACGCCGCGCTGGATCTGGGTGCTGGGCATCGTGCTGTGCATCGGCGGCTTGAACCTGTGCAGTGTGAAGGTGTTCGGCGAGCTGGAGTTCTGGCTGTCCCTGCTCAAGGTCGTGGCGATCCTGGCGCTGATCGCGGGCGGCGCGGCGGTGCTGCTCAGCGGCATGCGCATCGGCGACGCGGACGCCACGGCGCCGGCCCTGGCCAACCTGTGGCAGCACGGCGGCTTCTTTCCCAACGGCATCGAGGGCATGATCGCGTCCTTCACGGTGGTGATGTTCGCCTTCGGCGGCGTGGAGGTCATCGGCATGGCCGCGGGCGAGGCCGGCGATCCCCGGCGCGTCATTCCCAAGGCGATCAATTCGGTGCCGCTGCGCATCCTGCTGTTCTACGTGCTGACTCTGCTGGTGCTGATGGCGATCTTCCCCTGGAGCAAGATCGGCACGCAAGGCAGCCCCTTCGTGCAGATATTCAGCAGCCTGGGCATCAAGGCGGCCGCGGACGTGCTGAACCTGGTGGTGATCTCGGCTGTGATCTCGGCGGTCAACAGCGATATCTTCAGCACCGGGCGCATGCTCTACGGCATGGCGCTGAACGGCCAGGCGCCGGCCGGCTTCGCGCGGGTGTCGCGCTTCGGTGTGCCCTGGATGACGGTGGCGGTGATGGGCGCGGGCCTGCTCGTGGGCGTGGCGCTCAATTACCTGTTGCCCGACGGCCTGTTCATGAAGCTGGCGGCCATCGTGACCTTTTCCGTGGTCTGGGTGTGGCTGATGATCCTGCTGTCGCAGCTGGCCATGCGTCGCCGCCTGGGCCCGGCCGCCGCCGAGCTGGCCTTTCCCGTGCCGCTGTGGCCCTGGGGTCAGCGCTGCGCCGTCGTCTTCATGCTGTTCGTGTTCGCGGTGCTGGCCGCGTTCGAGGATACGCGCGGCGCGCTGTATGTGGGCCTGGGCTGGCTCGCGCTGCTGTCGGCGGCCTATCTCTGGCTGTCCGCGATGCGTCGGCGCGCGGGCGGCGCATCGCGGCCTGACTATGATGATGACAAGGAGGAGTGA
- a CDS encoding phytanoyl-CoA dioxygenase family protein, translating to MHRHEFELPAEDIAAFQRDGALCVRQLFTAPEVELLTRGIQKNLDAPSPRAKVASRPDDPGWFFEDFCNWRDNDEYRRFIFDSRVGSVASQLMGGGPARLYHDHLLVKEPNTRQRTPWHQDQPYYNVEGRMNCSMWMPVDPVAREATLEFVAGSHLGPWLMPRTFLDNQARWFPEGSLADLPDIEADRSRWRILGWELEPGDAVFFHMLTLHASGGVGGDRRRRAFSVRFLGEDMRHAPRAWRTSPAFPGLEQELPAGAPLEHALFPLLWPRA from the coding sequence ATGCATCGCCATGAATTCGAACTGCCGGCCGAGGACATCGCGGCCTTCCAGCGCGACGGCGCGCTCTGTGTGCGGCAGCTGTTCACCGCGCCGGAAGTCGAGCTGCTGACGCGCGGCATCCAGAAGAACCTGGACGCGCCCAGTCCGCGCGCCAAGGTGGCCAGCCGGCCGGACGATCCCGGCTGGTTCTTCGAGGACTTCTGCAACTGGCGGGACAACGACGAATACCGGCGATTCATCTTCGACAGCCGCGTGGGCTCGGTGGCCTCGCAGCTGATGGGCGGCGGGCCGGCGCGGCTCTATCACGACCATCTGCTCGTCAAGGAACCCAACACGCGCCAGCGCACGCCCTGGCACCAGGACCAGCCCTATTACAACGTCGAAGGGCGCATGAATTGCAGCATGTGGATGCCGGTGGATCCGGTCGCGCGCGAGGCCACGCTGGAGTTCGTGGCGGGCTCGCACCTGGGGCCTTGGCTGATGCCGCGCACCTTCCTGGACAACCAGGCCAGGTGGTTTCCGGAAGGCAGCCTGGCGGATCTGCCCGACATCGAGGCCGACCGCTCGCGCTGGCGCATCCTGGGCTGGGAGCTGGAGCCGGGCGACGCCGTGTTCTTCCACATGCTGACGCTGCACGCGTCCGGCGGCGTGGGCGGAGACCGACGCCGGCGCGCGTTCTCGGTGCGCTTCCTGGGCGAGGACATGCGGCATGCGCCGCGCGCCTGGCGGACCTCGCCGGCGTTCCCGGGGCTGGAGCAGGAACTGCCGGCGGGCGCGCCGCTGGAGCACGCGCTGTTTCCGTTGCTGTGGCCGCGCGCCTGA
- the panB gene encoding 3-methyl-2-oxobutanoate hydroxymethyltransferase, giving the protein MSTTATLNANAPAPRRMTVPAFRARKGQEPLVMLTAYTARMAELLDPCCDALLVGDSLAQTIYGLPSTVPVTLDTMIAHGAAVARGARTALVVVDMPFGSYEASPEQAFASASRVLKETGAAAIKLEGGEAMAATVAFLSARGIPVMGHVGLTPQAVNILGGYGARGRGHAEQAKIAADAEAIAAAGAFAVVVEGVVEPLAASIAASLSCPVIGIGASASCDGQVLVVDDMLGMFERTARFVKRYDTLSERIQAAARTYSEEVKARRFPGPENLYEAPKA; this is encoded by the coding sequence ATGTCGACCACCGCCACCCTGAATGCCAACGCTCCCGCCCCCCGCCGCATGACCGTGCCCGCCTTCCGCGCCCGCAAGGGCCAGGAACCGCTGGTCATGCTGACCGCGTACACGGCGCGCATGGCCGAGCTGCTGGATCCCTGCTGCGACGCGCTGCTGGTGGGCGACAGCCTGGCGCAGACCATCTACGGACTGCCATCCACCGTCCCCGTCACGCTGGACACCATGATCGCGCACGGCGCGGCCGTGGCGCGCGGCGCGCGCACCGCGCTGGTGGTGGTGGACATGCCTTTCGGCAGCTACGAAGCCAGTCCCGAGCAGGCCTTCGCGTCGGCCTCCCGCGTGCTGAAGGAAACCGGCGCGGCCGCCATCAAGCTGGAAGGCGGCGAGGCCATGGCCGCCACGGTCGCCTTCCTGTCGGCGCGCGGCATCCCCGTGATGGGACATGTGGGCCTGACGCCGCAGGCCGTGAACATCCTGGGCGGCTACGGCGCGCGCGGACGCGGCCATGCCGAGCAGGCCAAGATCGCGGCCGACGCCGAAGCCATCGCCGCCGCCGGCGCCTTCGCGGTGGTGGTCGAGGGCGTGGTGGAACCGCTGGCGGCATCGATCGCCGCCAGCCTGTCCTGCCCCGTGATCGGCATCGGCGCGTCCGCGTCATGCGACGGACAGGTGCTGGTGGTGGACGACATGCTGGGCATGTTCGAGCGCACCGCCCGTTTCGTGAAGCGCTACGACACGCTGTCCGAACGCATCCAGGCCGCGGCGCGGACCTATTCCGAGGAAGTGAAGGCCCGGCGCTTCCCGGGCCCCGAGAATCTGTACGAAGCGCCCAAGGCCTGA
- a CDS encoding LysR family transcriptional regulator: MLSTVTDLDLRLIRVFLAIVDAGGVSAAQDVLGVGQSTISSQLATLETRLDFRLCERGRGGFRLTAKGQRFARLARGALTSLNNFTAEARNMHRQLVGSLTLGLIGNATLEQNGLIARAIARFRQRDEAVRLSLLIRGPRELEELILKDEMQVAVGYFLHRVPMLDYATLFQERQVAYCGAGHALAARAGSLGPGDVAESDWTWRTYPLPEASFAGLPRRITSEADNMEAAAVLILSGAHLGYLPEAYAAPYVQAGLLRPLNPALFHYDVDITLVAKKRPHLNEITAAFLEDMRAALALPQP, encoded by the coding sequence ATGCTGTCCACCGTTACCGATCTGGATCTCAGGCTGATCAGGGTGTTCCTGGCCATCGTCGACGCCGGCGGCGTATCGGCCGCGCAGGACGTGCTGGGCGTGGGCCAGTCCACCATCAGCAGCCAGCTCGCCACGCTGGAGACGCGGCTGGACTTCCGCCTGTGCGAGCGCGGCCGTGGCGGCTTCCGGCTGACGGCCAAGGGCCAGCGTTTCGCCCGGCTGGCGCGCGGCGCGCTGACCTCGCTGAACAACTTCACCGCCGAGGCCCGCAACATGCATCGCCAGCTGGTCGGCAGCCTGACGCTGGGCCTGATCGGCAACGCCACGCTGGAACAGAACGGGCTGATCGCACGCGCCATCGCCCGCTTCCGGCAACGCGACGAAGCGGTGCGGCTGTCGCTGCTGATCCGCGGCCCACGCGAACTGGAAGAGCTGATCCTGAAGGACGAAATGCAGGTGGCAGTGGGCTATTTCCTGCACCGCGTTCCGATGCTGGACTACGCCACGCTGTTCCAGGAGCGCCAGGTGGCCTATTGCGGCGCGGGCCACGCGCTGGCGGCCCGCGCCGGCAGCCTGGGCCCGGGCGACGTGGCCGAGTCGGACTGGACCTGGCGCACCTATCCGCTGCCCGAGGCCTCCTTCGCGGGCCTGCCGCGCCGCATTACCTCCGAGGCCGACAACATGGAGGCCGCCGCGGTGCTGATCCTTTCCGGCGCGCACCTGGGCTACCTGCCCGAGGCCTATGCCGCGCCCTATGTGCAGGCCGGCCTGCTGCGGCCTCTGAATCCGGCGCTGTTCCATTACGACGTGGACATCACGCTGGTGGCCAAGAAGCGCCCCCACCTGAACGAGATCACGGCGGCCTTCCTGGAGGACATGCGCGCCGCGCTTGCGCTGCCACAGCCATGA
- a CDS encoding sodium:solute symporter, protein MYLDIGVVVIYMGAMLLLGWYGMRRAKTQEDFLVAGRNLGPGFYMGTMAATVLGGASTVGTVRLGYVHGISGFWLCAALGAGIVVLNLFLAKPLLKLRIYTVTQVLERRYSPATRRVSALVMMAYALMLAATSVIATGTVMHVLFDLPFWAAVLLGGGVVVIYSAVGGMWSLTLTDIVQFVIKTVGLMFVLLPICIMRVGGWDQLVARLPAASFDFTTIGWSTIATYFVIYFFGILIGQDIWQRVFTARTTGVARVAGSVAGVYCVLYGLAGALIGMAAKVLLPDLDNPNNAFAAIVQASLPDGIRGLVIAAALAAMMSTASAAMLATSTVLAEDLLPALRGGRRFENVSSHRLITLLAGFTAVGIALAVDDVLSALTCAYNLLVGGMLVPLLGAIYWRRATTPAAIASMLLGCGAAIVFMIKDGLDANTPIYVSLAVSLASLVVISLATRADAPASLDGARAPARAD, encoded by the coding sequence ATGTACTTGGACATAGGCGTAGTCGTGATCTACATGGGCGCGATGCTGTTGCTGGGCTGGTACGGCATGCGGCGCGCGAAGACGCAGGAAGACTTCCTGGTGGCGGGGCGCAACCTGGGGCCCGGCTTCTACATGGGCACCATGGCGGCCACGGTGCTGGGCGGGGCCAGCACCGTCGGCACGGTGCGCCTGGGCTATGTCCACGGCATTTCCGGCTTCTGGCTGTGCGCGGCGCTGGGCGCGGGCATCGTGGTGCTGAACCTGTTCCTGGCCAAGCCGCTGCTCAAGCTGCGCATCTATACCGTGACCCAGGTGCTGGAGCGGCGCTACAGCCCGGCCACGCGCCGCGTAAGCGCGCTGGTGATGATGGCCTACGCGCTGATGCTGGCCGCCACGTCCGTCATCGCCACCGGCACGGTGATGCACGTATTGTTCGACCTGCCCTTCTGGGCGGCGGTGCTGCTGGGGGGCGGCGTGGTCGTCATCTATTCGGCGGTGGGCGGCATGTGGTCGCTGACGCTGACCGACATCGTGCAGTTCGTGATCAAGACCGTGGGCCTGATGTTCGTGCTGCTGCCGATCTGCATCATGCGCGTGGGCGGCTGGGACCAGCTGGTCGCGCGCCTGCCGGCCGCCAGCTTCGACTTCACCACCATCGGCTGGAGCACCATCGCCACCTACTTCGTCATCTATTTCTTCGGCATCCTGATCGGCCAGGACATCTGGCAGCGTGTGTTCACCGCCCGCACCACGGGCGTGGCGCGCGTCGCCGGCAGCGTGGCCGGGGTGTACTGTGTGCTTTATGGTCTGGCCGGCGCGTTGATCGGCATGGCCGCCAAGGTGCTGCTGCCCGATCTGGACAATCCCAACAACGCCTTCGCCGCCATCGTGCAGGCCAGCCTGCCCGACGGCATCCGCGGTCTGGTCATCGCCGCCGCGCTCGCGGCCATGATGTCCACGGCCAGCGCCGCCATGCTGGCGACCTCCACCGTGCTGGCGGAAGACCTGCTGCCCGCGCTGCGCGGCGGCCGCCGCTTCGAGAACGTGAGTTCGCACCGCCTCATCACGCTGCTCGCGGGTTTCACGGCCGTCGGCATCGCGCTGGCGGTGGACGATGTGCTCAGCGCGCTGACCTGCGCCTACAACCTGCTGGTGGGCGGCATGCTGGTGCCCCTGCTGGGCGCGATCTACTGGCGCCGCGCCACCACGCCGGCCGCCATCGCCAGCATGTTGCTCGGTTGCGGCGCGGCCATCGTTTTCATGATCAAGGACGGCCTGGACGCCAACACGCCCATTTACGTCAGCCTGGCCGTCAGCCTCGCCAGCCTGGTCGTGATCAGCCTGGCGACCCGCGCCGACGCGCCCGCGAGCCTGGATGGCGCGCGCGCCCCGGCCCGGGCCGACTGA
- the speB gene encoding agmatinase, with translation MTFTPEKLQALRERFGGANEAEIHDPHFRAIAANVINDSGTRMAPYAGMPTLLDAPARAMDWSRPEFGDLEVALLGVPMDLGASNRSGCRFGPRALRAIERVGPYNHVLKCTPVTQLRVADIGDVPMRSRFSLDQSHEDIEAIYRHIQQAGVIPLSAGGDHSVTLPILRALGRERPLALIHFDAHCDTGGPFDGSRFHHGGPFRQAVLDGVLDPTRTIQIGIRGAAEYLWEFSYASGMTVIHAEDIPRLGVDAIVAKAREVVGDAPVYVSFDIDCLDPAFAPGTGTPEVGGVTVREAQAMLRGLAGLNIAGGDLVEVAPAYDATANTAHAGAQIMFEILSLMCVARGR, from the coding sequence ATGACTTTCACGCCCGAAAAATTGCAGGCGCTGCGCGAGCGCTTCGGCGGCGCCAACGAGGCCGAGATCCACGATCCGCATTTCCGCGCCATCGCGGCCAATGTGATCAACGACAGCGGCACGCGCATGGCGCCCTATGCCGGCATGCCCACGCTGCTGGACGCGCCGGCCCGGGCGATGGACTGGAGCCGGCCCGAATTCGGCGACCTGGAGGTCGCGCTGCTGGGCGTGCCGATGGACCTGGGCGCCAGCAACCGCAGCGGCTGTCGCTTCGGGCCGCGCGCCCTGCGCGCGATCGAGCGCGTCGGCCCTTACAACCACGTACTGAAATGCACGCCCGTGACCCAGCTGCGCGTGGCCGACATCGGCGACGTGCCGATGCGCAGCCGCTTCAGCCTGGACCAGTCGCACGAAGACATCGAGGCCATCTACCGGCATATCCAGCAGGCCGGCGTGATCCCGCTGTCGGCGGGCGGCGATCATTCGGTGACCTTGCCCATCCTGCGGGCGCTGGGCCGCGAGCGGCCGCTGGCGCTGATCCACTTCGACGCGCATTGCGACACGGGCGGGCCGTTCGACGGCAGCCGCTTCCATCACGGCGGCCCGTTCCGCCAGGCCGTGCTCGACGGCGTGCTCGATCCCACGCGCACCATCCAGATCGGCATCCGCGGCGCGGCCGAGTATCTGTGGGAGTTTTCCTACGCCTCGGGCATGACCGTGATCCATGCCGAGGACATTCCCCGGCTGGGCGTGGACGCCATCGTGGCCAAGGCGCGCGAGGTGGTGGGCGACGCGCCGGTCTACGTGTCGTTCGACATCGACTGTCTGGATCCCGCCTTCGCGCCCGGCACCGGCACGCCGGAAGTGGGCGGCGTGACGGTGCGCGAGGCCCAGGCCATGCTGCGCGGGCTGGCGGGGCTGAACATCGCCGGCGGCGATCTGGTGGAGGTGGCGCCGGCCTACGACGCCACCGCCAACACCGCGCACGCCGGCGCGCAGATCATGTTCGAGATCCTGAGCCTGATGTGCGTGGCGCGCGGGCGCTGA
- a CDS encoding glycosyltransferase family 39 protein, with amino-acid sequence MRSTSKALLLGLAAILAARLFAMAVMPLADTSEPRYAEIARLMAVTGDWVTPWFEPGVPFWGKPPLAFWAPALSIKLLGLSEFSLRLPAFAAMLGVLALVHAFAARRFGVSAARWAALVFATMLLPLASAGAVLTDPYLALGVTLSMTSFLLARRDGPPWWRYGFFVGLAIGLLSKGPLALVLVAAAVLPWSLLPAGRAQWRALPWIGGTILMLALALPWYVMAEIRTPGFLQYFIVGEHFLRFVDPGWQGDLYGTAHKRPYGGIWLDWLLATMPWGLAGLWLFLRPGQDAPLRTRLASLARDPLRAYLLLWGLAAPAFFTLSGNILWTYVLPSLPPLALALGAWMADHAPTQGWRARLPAALMLLTPLAALTLGALSLAQPERYKTEKQLVAQAFARMQPGEQLVFVGSRPFSARFYSQGAAGQLPMDAVAAAPALPGAGARLFLAVEKNRLPALRDTLAGWRLLPLYASRRYVLLQVESGAVAARDDAAREAPAATAATGLAANPPSPAP; translated from the coding sequence ATGCGGTCAACTTCTAAGGCCCTGCTGCTGGGCCTGGCGGCCATCCTCGCGGCGCGGCTGTTCGCCATGGCGGTCATGCCGCTGGCCGACACCTCGGAACCTCGCTACGCCGAGATCGCCCGCCTGATGGCCGTCACCGGCGACTGGGTCACGCCCTGGTTCGAGCCGGGCGTGCCCTTCTGGGGCAAGCCGCCGCTGGCGTTCTGGGCGCCGGCGCTGTCCATCAAGCTGCTGGGTCTGTCCGAGTTCAGCCTGCGCCTGCCGGCCTTCGCCGCCATGCTGGGCGTGCTGGCGCTGGTCCATGCCTTCGCCGCCCGCCGGTTCGGCGTCAGCGCCGCGCGCTGGGCCGCACTGGTGTTCGCCACCATGCTGCTGCCGCTGGCCAGCGCCGGCGCGGTGCTGACCGATCCCTACCTGGCGCTGGGCGTGACGCTGTCGATGACGTCTTTCCTGCTGGCGCGACGCGACGGCCCCCCGTGGTGGCGCTATGGCTTCTTCGTGGGTCTGGCGATCGGCCTGCTGTCCAAGGGGCCGTTGGCCCTGGTGCTGGTGGCGGCCGCCGTGCTGCCCTGGTCGCTGCTGCCCGCCGGACGCGCGCAGTGGCGCGCGCTGCCCTGGATCGGCGGCACGATCCTGATGCTGGCGCTGGCCCTGCCCTGGTACGTGATGGCCGAGATCCGCACGCCCGGCTTCCTCCAGTACTTCATCGTGGGCGAGCATTTCCTGCGCTTCGTCGACCCGGGCTGGCAAGGCGATCTGTACGGCACCGCGCACAAGCGGCCCTATGGCGGCATCTGGCTGGACTGGCTGCTGGCGACCATGCCCTGGGGACTGGCGGGCCTGTGGCTGTTCCTGCGGCCCGGCCAGGACGCGCCGCTGCGGACCCGGCTGGCGTCGCTGGCGCGCGATCCGCTGCGCGCCTACCTGCTGCTCTGGGGCCTGGCCGCGCCCGCGTTCTTCACGCTGTCCGGCAATATCCTCTGGACCTACGTGCTGCCTTCGCTACCGCCGCTGGCGCTGGCGCTGGGCGCCTGGATGGCGGACCATGCGCCGACGCAGGGCTGGCGCGCCCGGTTGCCGGCGGCGCTGATGCTGCTGACCCCGCTCGCGGCGCTGACACTGGGCGCGCTGTCGCTCGCGCAGCCCGAACGCTACAAGACCGAAAAGCAGCTGGTGGCCCAGGCCTTCGCGCGCATGCAGCCCGGCGAGCAGCTGGTCTTCGTGGGCAGCAGGCCGTTCTCGGCGCGCTTCTATTCGCAAGGCGCGGCCGGCCAGCTTCCCATGGATGCCGTGGCGGCGGCGCCGGCCCTGCCGGGGGCCGGCGCGCGCCTCTTCCTGGCGGTCGAAAAGAACCGCCTGCCGGCCTTGCGCGACACGCTGGCCGGCTGGCGGCTGCTGCCGCTCTACGCCAGCCGGCGCTACGTGCTGCTGCAAGTCGAAAGCGGCGCCGTCGCGGCGCGCGATGACGCCGCTCGGGAAGCGCCGGCCGCCACCGCCGCGACCGGCCTGGCGGCCAATCCGCCGTCCCCGGCGCCCTGA
- a CDS encoding glycosyltransferase family 2 protein translates to MHLPPPPTAARARRPAVQLSVIVPFLNEREVLPACLQRLRRVLDGLNESYEIVFVDDGSRDGSAEFLAARIRTEPGLKLLRLSRNFGKEAAMTAGIEHAVGAAIVILDADLQDPPELIPDMVRAWREGADVVCMRRRSRAGESWLKRASAYAYYRLLNRLSKADIPADTGDFRLMSRKAVQALLQLPERCRYMKGMYAWIGLPTRILDYDRDPRAAGATKWNYLGLMRLAMEGITSFSTAPLRWATGLGVAAALAGVGFGIVITIKTLLLGEEVHGYPSLIAIITFLSGVQLITIGLLGEYVGKTYMESKQRPVYLLRDVQRSRTAALRLPGSEPGTAAAPASGYARDDAAGPARQAAASAAMTGEGPHAVNF, encoded by the coding sequence ATGCATCTTCCCCCTCCACCCACCGCCGCGCGCGCCCGCCGACCCGCCGTGCAGCTTTCGGTCATCGTGCCCTTCCTGAACGAGCGCGAGGTGCTGCCCGCCTGCCTGCAGCGCTTGAGGCGCGTGCTCGACGGCCTGAACGAGTCCTACGAAATCGTGTTCGTCGACGACGGCAGCCGCGACGGCAGCGCCGAGTTCCTGGCCGCGCGGATCCGCACGGAACCCGGCCTGAAGCTGCTGCGCCTGTCGCGCAACTTCGGCAAGGAGGCCGCCATGACCGCCGGCATCGAGCACGCCGTGGGCGCGGCCATCGTGATCCTGGACGCCGACCTGCAGGATCCGCCCGAGCTGATCCCCGACATGGTGCGCGCCTGGCGCGAGGGCGCGGACGTGGTCTGCATGCGACGCCGCAGCCGCGCCGGCGAGAGCTGGCTCAAGCGCGCCTCGGCCTATGCCTACTACCGGCTGCTGAACCGGCTCAGCAAAGCCGACATTCCCGCCGACACCGGCGACTTCCGGCTGATGAGCCGCAAGGCAGTGCAGGCCCTGCTGCAGCTGCCCGAGCGCTGCCGCTACATGAAGGGCATGTACGCGTGGATCGGCCTGCCCACCCGCATCCTCGACTACGACCGCGATCCGCGCGCCGCCGGCGCCACCAAGTGGAACTACCTGGGCCTGATGCGGCTGGCGATGGAGGGCATCACCTCGTTCTCCACCGCGCCGCTGCGCTGGGCCACCGGCCTGGGCGTGGCCGCCGCGCTGGCCGGCGTCGGGTTCGGCATCGTCATCACGATCAAGACCTTGCTGCTGGGCGAGGAAGTGCATGGCTATCCCTCGCTCATCGCCATCATCACCTTCCTGAGCGGCGTGCAGCTGATCACCATCGGCCTGCTGGGCGAGTACGTGGGCAAGACCTATATGGAATCCAAGCAACGGCCGGTCTACCTGCTGCGCGACGTGCAGCGCAGCCGCACGGCGGCATTGCGCCTGCCCGGATCCGAACCCGGCACGGCGGCGGCCCCGGCCTCCGGATACGCGCGCGACGACGCGGCCGGCCCGGCGCGCCAGGCCGCCGCATCCGCCGCCATGACCGGAGAGGGTCCGCATGCGGTCAACTTCTAA